Proteins encoded by one window of Conger conger chromosome 1, fConCon1.1, whole genome shotgun sequence:
- the pkdc gene encoding uncharacterized protein pkdc — MKQEYQDLILQATGAEALLIGAKIQTLWSGYGEIVRVHLEGSDRPSVVVKHVVFPQKSAHPSGWNTDLSHLRKVRSYQVETHWYQHYSTDSECRVPNCLAARSFGDEQLIVLEDLDVAGFDQRRTSVGVKEIRACLCWLAHFHARFLGVAPEGLWPIGTYWHLETRPDELEAMGDQELKAAAGKIDEVLNSCRFKTIVHGDAKLANFCFSRQGSEVAAVDFQYVGGGCGMKDLVYFLGSCLDEKECEKQVPDLLDYYFLELRGAVGDQVNVEELEAEWRELFAYAWTDFHRFLLGWMPGHRKINKYSKRLTREVLRKL, encoded by the coding sequence ATGAAACAAGAATACCAAGACCTGATTTTGCAAGCCACAGGAGCAGAGGCTTTGCTTATTGGTGCCAAGATTCAGACCCTTTGGAGTGGCTATGGGGAGATTGTGAGGGTTCATTTGGAAGGCAGCGACCGCCCCTCAGTTGTCGTCAAGCATGTGGTTTTTCCACAGAAGTCAGCTCACCCTAGTGGCTGGAACACAGACCTGTCTCACCTGCGCAAGGTGAGGTCCTACCAGGTGGAGACTCACTGGTACCAGCACTACTCCACCGATAGCGAGTGTCGGGTGCCCAACTGTCTTGCTGCCCGTTCCTTCGGGGATGAACAGCTGATCGTACTGGAGGACCTCGACGTGGCGGGTTTCGACCAGCGGAGGACCAGCGTCGGCGTGAAGGAAATAAGAGCGTGTCTATGCTGGCTAGCCCACTTCCATGCCCGCTTCCTAGGCGTGGCCCCAGAGGGACTCTGGCCAATCGGGACTTACTGGCACCTGGAGACACGCCCAGATGAGCTGGAGGCTATGGGAGACCAGGAACTGAAAGCTGCAGCAGGGAAAATTGACGAGGTACTCAACAGCTGCCGTTTCAAGACCATCGTCCACGGCGATGCCAAGCTGGCTAACTTCTGCTTCTCcaggcaggggtcagaggtcgcagCAGTGGACTTCCAGTATGTGGGAGGAGGCTGTGGTATGAAGGATCTTGTGTACTTCTTGGGGAGCTGCTTGGATGAAAAAGAATGTGAGAAACAAGTGCCCGACCTTCTGGACTACTACTTCCTGGAGCTGAGGGGTGCAGTGGGTGACCAGGTGAATGTTGAAGAGCTGGAGGCAGAGTGGCGAGAGTTGTTTGCTTACGCTTGGACAGACTTTCACCGCTTCCTGCTGGGCTGGATGCCGGGTCACCGCAAGATCAACAAGTACAGCAAGAGGCTGACCAGAGAGGTCTTGCGTAAACTCTGA